Proteins encoded by one window of Bacillus sp. DTU_2020_1000418_1_SI_GHA_SEK_038:
- a CDS encoding methionine gamma-lyase family protein, whose translation MFQQLSNGEKLQPIVTEIEQQIANVLVGIDKKIDENQFRVLNSFQNNRVSDSHFIPTTGYGYDDMGRDTLERIYAEVFGGESAVVRPQIISGTHAISIALFGVLRPGDELLYITGKPYDTLEEIVGLRGNGVGSLKEFGITYNAVNLTADGAVDYEAVAKAIKPQTKMIGIQRSKGYATRPSFTIAQIEEMIKFVKEIKSDVVVFVDNCYGEFVETKEPCHVGADLMAGSLIKNPGGGLAKTGGYIVGKEKWVEACSYRMTSPGIGAEAGASLYSLQEMYQGFFLAPHIVGQALKGAVFTSAFLERLGMNSSPKWDAKRTDLIQSVQFDDRDKMIAFCQAIQYAAPINSHVTPYPSAMPGYEDEVIMAAGAFVQGASIELSADGPIRPPYVAYVQGGLTYSHVKIAICTAINGLIEKGLIHID comes from the coding sequence ATGTTTCAACAGTTATCAAATGGGGAAAAGCTGCAGCCAATTGTTACTGAAATTGAGCAGCAAATTGCTAATGTATTAGTAGGGATCGATAAAAAAATTGATGAAAATCAATTTCGTGTGCTTAATAGCTTTCAAAACAATCGGGTAAGTGATTCTCATTTTATTCCAACGACTGGCTATGGCTACGATGATATGGGCAGGGATACTCTAGAAAGGATCTATGCAGAGGTATTTGGAGGAGAATCGGCAGTCGTCCGTCCGCAAATTATTTCCGGAACACATGCCATCTCTATTGCCTTATTCGGGGTCCTTCGTCCTGGAGATGAACTTCTGTATATAACTGGAAAACCATATGACACATTAGAAGAAATAGTAGGCCTAAGGGGCAATGGTGTTGGTTCCTTGAAGGAATTCGGCATTACATATAATGCTGTTAACTTAACGGCAGATGGGGCAGTTGATTATGAAGCTGTAGCAAAAGCAATTAAGCCACAAACAAAAATGATCGGCATACAGCGTTCAAAAGGGTATGCAACTAGACCTTCCTTTACTATTGCTCAAATTGAAGAAATGATTAAATTCGTGAAGGAAATTAAATCAGATGTAGTAGTTTTTGTCGATAACTGCTACGGAGAATTTGTTGAAACAAAAGAACCATGCCATGTAGGTGCTGATTTAATGGCAGGTTCATTAATTAAAAACCCTGGAGGCGGACTGGCTAAAACAGGCGGCTATATAGTGGGTAAAGAGAAATGGGTAGAGGCATGCTCATATCGCATGACTTCTCCAGGAATCGGTGCTGAAGCCGGTGCATCATTATACAGCCTGCAGGAAATGTATCAAGGCTTTTTCCTAGCTCCTCATATTGTCGGCCAAGCACTAAAGGGAGCTGTTTTTACCTCCGCATTTTTAGAGAGGCTTGGAATGAATTCTTCACCAAAATGGGATGCGAAAAGAACGGATTTAATTCAATCTGTCCAATTTGATGACCGTGACAAGATGATTGCATTTTGTCAGGCTATCCAATATGCTGCACCGATTAATTCACATGTTACACCATATCCAAGTGCGATGCCTGGATATGAAGATGAGGTGATTATGGCAGCCGGAGCTTTTGTACAAGGAGCTAGCATTGAATTGTCAGCAGACGGTCCGATTAGACCGCCATATGTGGCATATGTTCAAGGCGGACTCACTTATTCTCACGTAAAAATTGCCATTTGTACAGCGATAAATGGGTTAATCGAAAAGGGTTTAATTCATATTGACTAA